Proteins from a genomic interval of Crassostrea angulata isolate pt1a10 chromosome 7, ASM2561291v2, whole genome shotgun sequence:
- the LOC128191950 gene encoding uncharacterized protein LOC128191950 isoform X2, translated as MFKRSIHEMVVTAICATLLGLIIDVQLNSWMVKGQDPAEPCDLMPSSDKGPAYYRRLTPWGKWLEMPCPPKTVFVAKWCRCDYPEMEDILTEAHKESKTTTLEPTTKRPTTLPTTAPKTTVPKTTTPTSVKRTSTVPTTPTRTTTVKPTTAKTTTTVKTTTEKTTTKTPQTTTSAITKKTTTTVPTTKLSTTAASTSKTTALPSTTTPKTTTITTVAPTVTKQTTIEPTKPASTNLPLTSSAKEPSDANHHYSTVKPVIQDSTTLSEVLYPISTPVSPSTAGSNGPAVSDHGHDHGGHSLELSTKQTTAELSPSPTKGVAAVNTTLAPNTMTDSIIVTTHGANSGNHPHNEPTMHNHTETMTSTTMTPSTKNPTSETTRTHSTTESSSTATACEFQEIADDKISYMGFINADIGWIRFQCPHHQEFSLARCGCFNPQEETTPYASTISRTTVGIPQGCPYVKEGRKAFREFIDVLKTWVFSECGENYEFSQLKCGCVLEGTSPDGDAFDLVKTTVSPIVTSPALTSTEEVPPGCPYIAVSRSSFREFVPDIQSWVYSDCSPDHVFKQGACRCEPETIAINGCPFIAVDKSSFKEYIDVLGEWVTSDCPNSYMYSAKQCKCILQDCKHEAFGLASFRTYIEEIKDWVISDCPKNHIFMPSLCKCVSEAGGQTAVQITDHVVGPVVTSTSYPVSTESLSLVTTANCKAVATIGGYKRFIQEVGGWVTYDCPIHTEFNVQICSCQRAGCKYVPDQTGYKEFVDLLGTWIFYDCPIGTSFQTSSCKCDKESAKPPSTTPGPTQPDHHDGGHPGDSDKISTGCLKVQKNNGYMEFLATLGDWVYYDCPVHHAFSEDDCTCVLTGTQTGQDGKTTGCAFSSTGDGTYRQFVDEVSQWVSYDCPAGQVFDNGLCKCRGKDYHPSHDDQVTTVAPQQSTAPSCSMKTSDMGQDYFLMFVEGHGEILYQCDFGFVFNQTQCGCVKEAPKPTTPKTTYITPGCPLMPSPLGEQYFRMQVGIMGLIDFACPVQQKYVYEKCMCSY; from the exons ATGTTCAAAAGAA GTATTCATGAAATGGTTGTGACAGCGATTTGTGCGACGTTATTGGGGCTAATCATTGACGTACAGC TAAACAGTTGGATGGTAAAGGGCCAAGATCCAGCAG AACCTTGCGACCTGATGCCATCCAGCGATAAAGGTCCGGCTTACTATCGTCGACTTACACCTTGGGGTAAATGGTTAGAAATGCCCTGTCCTCCCAAGACGGTGTTTGTTGCCAAATGGTGCAGATGTGATTACCCAGAGATGGAAG ACATCTTAACGGAAGCTCATAAGGAGTCAAAAACTACTACGTTAGAACCAACAACTAAAAGGCCAACAACTCTACCAACAACCGCACCTAAAACAACCGTgccaaaaacaacaacaccgACTTCAGTTAAACGGACATCGACTGTACCAACAACACCGACACGAACAACAACTGTAAAACCAACAACtgcaaaaacaacaacaactgtAAAAACAACAactgaaaaaacaacaacaaaaactccACAAACGACAACATCAGCGATAACTAAGAAGACCACAACAACTGTACCGACGACGAAATTGTCAACAACTGCAGCATCAACAAGCAAGACAACAGCTTTACCATCAACAACTACACCAAAAACCACAACCATAACAACAGTTGCGCCAACAGTAACGAAACAGACAACAATTGAGCCAACAAAACCCGCATCTACAAATCTACCATTAACGTCATCAGCCAAAGAACCATCGGATGCTAACCATCACTACTCCACGGTGAAGCCCGTGATACAAGACTCAACAACACTCTCAGAAGTTCTCTACCCGATATCCACTCCGGTGTCTCCGTCTACAGCGGGATCTAATGGTCCGGCTGTAAGTGATCATGGACATGATCATGGTGGTCATAGTTTGGAACTAAGTACTAAACAAACAACCGCAGAACTATCACCGTCTCCTACGAAAGGCGTTGCTGCGGTCAATACAACACTAGCTCCCAACACGATGACTGATTCAATTATTGTTACTACCCACGGGGCAAATTCTGGCAACCATCCCCATAATGAGCCAACAATGCATAACCACACGGAGACAATGACCTCAACAACGATGACGCCATCAACGAAGAATCCAACTAGTGAGACAACAAGAACACATTCTACAACGGAATCAAGCTCAACAG CAACCGCATGTGAATTTCAAGAAATAGCAGACGACAAAATTTCGTACATGGGATTCATCAACGCGGATATCGGATGGATTCGGTTCCAGTGCCCTCATCACCAGGAATTCAGTTTGGCGCGCTGCGGCTGCTTCAATCCACAAG aggagACAACACCATATGCATCAACGATTTCAAGAACAACAGTTGGGATTCCGCAAG GGTGCCCGTATGTGAAAGAGGGAAGGAAGGCCTTTCGGGAGTTTATTGACGTATTAAAAACATGGGTATTTTCCGAATGTGGAGAGAATTACGAGTTTAGTCAGCTGAAATGTGGGTGTGTTCTAGAAG GAACATCGCCAGATGGAGACGCCTTCGATCTTGTGAAAACTACAGTATCTCCCATCGTAACCTCACCTG CGCTGACTTCCACAGAAGAAGTACCACCTG GTTGCCCATACATTGCCGTAAGTAGATCCTCGTTCCGCGAGTTCGTGCCGGATATTCAGTCCTGGGTGTATTCGGATTGTTCTCCTGATCACGTGTTCAAACAAGGCGCATGTCGCTGTGAACCGGAAACTATAGCGATAAACG GATGTCCATTCATAGCAGTAGACAAGTCGTCTTTCAAAGAATATATCGATGTGCTGGGAGAATGGGTCACTTCAGACTGTCcaaatagctacatgtatagtGCTAAACAGTGCAAGTGTATTCTACAAG ATTGTAAGCACGAGGCGTTTGGTTTAGCATCGTTCAGAACTTACATAGAAGAAATAAAAGACTGGGTTATATCAGACTGTCCAAAGAATCACATTTTCATGCCCTCCTTGTGCAAATGCGTCAGTGAAG CGGGTGGTCAGACTGCAGTACAGATCACTGATCACGTGGTTGGTCCGGTAGTGACCAGTACATCGTACCCAGTATCCACAGAATCCTTGTCCCTGGTCACAACTGcaa ACTGCAAGGCTGTGGCCACCATTGGGGGATACAAGCGCTTCATCCAGGAGGTGGGCGGCTGGGTGACTTACGACTGTCCAATACATACGGAATTTAACGTCCAAATCTGCTCTTGTCAACGAGCCG GTTGTAAGTATGTACCCGACCAGACCGGATACAAGGAGTTCGTGGACCTGCTGGGGACCTGGATCTTCTACGATTGTCCCATAGGAACCTCCTTCCAGACCAGTAGTTGTAAATGTGACAAAGAAA GCGCCAAGCCACCATCTACAACCCCAGGACCAACGCAGCCTGATCACCATGATG GTGGGCATCCTGGAGATTCGGACAAGATTTCAACCG GCTGTCTAAAAGTCCAGAAAAACAATGGCTACATGGAATTTCTCGCTACTCTGGGTGACTGGGTTTACTACGACTGTCCTGTCCATCATGCCTTCAGTGAAGATGACTGCACATGCGTATTGACTG GAACACAGACCGGACAAGATGGAAAAACAACCG GCTGCGCATTCTCCTCCACGGGGGACGGAACATACCGACAGTTTGTGGACGAGGTCAGTCAGTGGGTCTCCTACGACTGCCCCGCCGGTCAGGTGTTCGACAACGGACTCTGTAAATGCAGGGGGAAAG ATTATCATCCATCACATGACGATCAAGTGACAACGGTAGCACCCCAACAGTCTA CCGCGCCGTCCTGCTCCATGAAGACGTCAGACATGGGTCAGGACTACTTCCTGATGTTTGTAGAGGGTCACGGGGAGATTCTCTATCAGTGCGATTTCGGTTTCGTTTTTAACCAAACACAGTGTGGTTGTGTGAAAGAAG CTCCGAAACCTACGacacccaaaactacttatattACCCCAG GATGCCCGCTTATGCCTTCACCACTTGGTGAACAATATTTTAGGATGCAGGTTGGAATCATGGGGCTGATCGACTTTGCTTGTCCCGTTCAACAGAAATACGTGTATGAAAAGTGCATGTGTTCATACTGA
- the LOC128191950 gene encoding uncharacterized protein LOC128191950 isoform X4 has protein sequence MFKRSIHEMVVTAICATLLGLIIDVQLNSWMVKGQDPAEPCDLMPSSDKGPAYYRRLTPWGKWLEMPCPPKTVFVAKWCRCDYPEMEDILTEAHKESKTTTLEPTTKRPTTLPTTAPKTTVPKTTTPTSVKRTSTVPTTPTRTTTVKPTTAKTTTTVKTTTEKTTTKTPQTTTSAITKKTTTTVPTTKLSTTAASTSKTTALPSTTTPKTTTITTVAPTVTKQTTIEPTKPASTNLPLTSSAKEPSDANHHYSTVKPVIQDSTTLSEVLYPISTPVSPSTAGSNGPAVSDHGHDHGGHSLELSTKQTTAELSPSPTKGVAAVNTTLAPNTMTDSIIVTTHGANSGNHPHNEPTMHNHTETMTSTTMTPSTKNPTSETTRTHSTTESSSTATACEFQEIADDKISYMGFINADIGWIRFQCPHHQEFSLARCGCFNPQEETTPYASTISRTTVGIPQGCPYVKEGRKAFREFIDVLKTWVFSECGENYEFSQLKCGCVLEGTSPDGDAFDLVKTTVSPIVTSPALTSTEEVPPGCPYIAVSRSSFREFVPDIQSWVYSDCSPDHVFKQGACRCEPETIAINGCPFIAVDKSSFKEYIDVLGEWVTSDCPNSYMYSAKQCKCILQDCKHEAFGLASFRTYIEEIKDWVISDCPKNHIFMPSLCKCVSEAGGQTAVQITDHVVGPVVTSTSYPVSTESLSLVTTANCKAVATIGGYKRFIQEVGGWVTYDCPIHTEFNVQICSCQRAGCKYVPDQTGYKEFVDLLGTWIFYDCPIGTSFQTSSCKCDKESAKPPSTTPGPTQPDHHDGGHPGDSDKISTGCLKVQKNNGYMEFLATLGDWVYYDCPVHHAFSEDDCTCVLTGTQTGQDGKTTGCAFSSTGDGTYRQFVDEVSQWVSYDCPAGQVFDNGLCKCRGKDYHPSHDDQVTTVAPQQSTAAPSCSMKTSDMGQDYFLMFVEGHGEILYQCDFGFVFNQTQCGCVKEAPKPTTPKTTYITPEFSFRTRISKLKGRILKTTPAIKRSGRKH, from the exons ATGTTCAAAAGAA GTATTCATGAAATGGTTGTGACAGCGATTTGTGCGACGTTATTGGGGCTAATCATTGACGTACAGC TAAACAGTTGGATGGTAAAGGGCCAAGATCCAGCAG AACCTTGCGACCTGATGCCATCCAGCGATAAAGGTCCGGCTTACTATCGTCGACTTACACCTTGGGGTAAATGGTTAGAAATGCCCTGTCCTCCCAAGACGGTGTTTGTTGCCAAATGGTGCAGATGTGATTACCCAGAGATGGAAG ACATCTTAACGGAAGCTCATAAGGAGTCAAAAACTACTACGTTAGAACCAACAACTAAAAGGCCAACAACTCTACCAACAACCGCACCTAAAACAACCGTgccaaaaacaacaacaccgACTTCAGTTAAACGGACATCGACTGTACCAACAACACCGACACGAACAACAACTGTAAAACCAACAACtgcaaaaacaacaacaactgtAAAAACAACAactgaaaaaacaacaacaaaaactccACAAACGACAACATCAGCGATAACTAAGAAGACCACAACAACTGTACCGACGACGAAATTGTCAACAACTGCAGCATCAACAAGCAAGACAACAGCTTTACCATCAACAACTACACCAAAAACCACAACCATAACAACAGTTGCGCCAACAGTAACGAAACAGACAACAATTGAGCCAACAAAACCCGCATCTACAAATCTACCATTAACGTCATCAGCCAAAGAACCATCGGATGCTAACCATCACTACTCCACGGTGAAGCCCGTGATACAAGACTCAACAACACTCTCAGAAGTTCTCTACCCGATATCCACTCCGGTGTCTCCGTCTACAGCGGGATCTAATGGTCCGGCTGTAAGTGATCATGGACATGATCATGGTGGTCATAGTTTGGAACTAAGTACTAAACAAACAACCGCAGAACTATCACCGTCTCCTACGAAAGGCGTTGCTGCGGTCAATACAACACTAGCTCCCAACACGATGACTGATTCAATTATTGTTACTACCCACGGGGCAAATTCTGGCAACCATCCCCATAATGAGCCAACAATGCATAACCACACGGAGACAATGACCTCAACAACGATGACGCCATCAACGAAGAATCCAACTAGTGAGACAACAAGAACACATTCTACAACGGAATCAAGCTCAACAG CAACCGCATGTGAATTTCAAGAAATAGCAGACGACAAAATTTCGTACATGGGATTCATCAACGCGGATATCGGATGGATTCGGTTCCAGTGCCCTCATCACCAGGAATTCAGTTTGGCGCGCTGCGGCTGCTTCAATCCACAAG aggagACAACACCATATGCATCAACGATTTCAAGAACAACAGTTGGGATTCCGCAAG GGTGCCCGTATGTGAAAGAGGGAAGGAAGGCCTTTCGGGAGTTTATTGACGTATTAAAAACATGGGTATTTTCCGAATGTGGAGAGAATTACGAGTTTAGTCAGCTGAAATGTGGGTGTGTTCTAGAAG GAACATCGCCAGATGGAGACGCCTTCGATCTTGTGAAAACTACAGTATCTCCCATCGTAACCTCACCTG CGCTGACTTCCACAGAAGAAGTACCACCTG GTTGCCCATACATTGCCGTAAGTAGATCCTCGTTCCGCGAGTTCGTGCCGGATATTCAGTCCTGGGTGTATTCGGATTGTTCTCCTGATCACGTGTTCAAACAAGGCGCATGTCGCTGTGAACCGGAAACTATAGCGATAAACG GATGTCCATTCATAGCAGTAGACAAGTCGTCTTTCAAAGAATATATCGATGTGCTGGGAGAATGGGTCACTTCAGACTGTCcaaatagctacatgtatagtGCTAAACAGTGCAAGTGTATTCTACAAG ATTGTAAGCACGAGGCGTTTGGTTTAGCATCGTTCAGAACTTACATAGAAGAAATAAAAGACTGGGTTATATCAGACTGTCCAAAGAATCACATTTTCATGCCCTCCTTGTGCAAATGCGTCAGTGAAG CGGGTGGTCAGACTGCAGTACAGATCACTGATCACGTGGTTGGTCCGGTAGTGACCAGTACATCGTACCCAGTATCCACAGAATCCTTGTCCCTGGTCACAACTGcaa ACTGCAAGGCTGTGGCCACCATTGGGGGATACAAGCGCTTCATCCAGGAGGTGGGCGGCTGGGTGACTTACGACTGTCCAATACATACGGAATTTAACGTCCAAATCTGCTCTTGTCAACGAGCCG GTTGTAAGTATGTACCCGACCAGACCGGATACAAGGAGTTCGTGGACCTGCTGGGGACCTGGATCTTCTACGATTGTCCCATAGGAACCTCCTTCCAGACCAGTAGTTGTAAATGTGACAAAGAAA GCGCCAAGCCACCATCTACAACCCCAGGACCAACGCAGCCTGATCACCATGATG GTGGGCATCCTGGAGATTCGGACAAGATTTCAACCG GCTGTCTAAAAGTCCAGAAAAACAATGGCTACATGGAATTTCTCGCTACTCTGGGTGACTGGGTTTACTACGACTGTCCTGTCCATCATGCCTTCAGTGAAGATGACTGCACATGCGTATTGACTG GAACACAGACCGGACAAGATGGAAAAACAACCG GCTGCGCATTCTCCTCCACGGGGGACGGAACATACCGACAGTTTGTGGACGAGGTCAGTCAGTGGGTCTCCTACGACTGCCCCGCCGGTCAGGTGTTCGACAACGGACTCTGTAAATGCAGGGGGAAAG ATTATCATCCATCACATGACGATCAAGTGACAACGGTAGCACCCCAACAGTCTA CAGCCGCGCCGTCCTGCTCCATGAAGACGTCAGACATGGGTCAGGACTACTTCCTGATGTTTGTAGAGGGTCACGGGGAGATTCTCTATCAGTGCGATTTCGGTTTCGTTTTTAACCAAACACAGTGTGGTTGTGTGAAAGAAG CTCCGAAACCTACGacacccaaaactacttatattACCCCAG aaTTCAGCTTTCGAACTAGAATTTCAAAGTTAAAGGGAAGGATTTTGAAGACTACACCAGCGATAAAGAGAAGCGGAAGAAAACACTAA
- the LOC128191950 gene encoding uncharacterized protein LOC128191950 isoform X3, whose product MFKRSIHEMVVTAICATLLGLIIDVQLNSWMVKGQDPAEPCDLMPSSDKGPAYYRRLTPWGKWLEMPCPPKTVFVAKWCRCDYPEMEDILTEAHKESKTTTLEPTTKRPTTLPTTAPKTTVPKTTTPTSVKRTSTVPTTPTRTTTVKPTTAKTTTTVKTTTEKTTTKTPQTTTSAITKKTTTTVPTTKLSTTAASTSKTTALPSTTTPKTTTITTVAPTVTKQTTIEPTKPASTNLPLTSSAKEPSDANHHYSTVKPVIQDSTTLSEVLYPISTPVSPSTAGSNGPAVSDHGHDHGGHSLELSTKQTTAELSPSPTKGVAAVNTTLAPNTMTDSIIVTTHGANSGNHPHNEPTMHNHTETMTSTTMTPSTKNPTSETTRTHSTTESSSTATACEFQEIADDKISYMGFINADIGWIRFQCPHHQEFSLARCGCFNPQEETTPYASTISRTTVGIPQGCPYVKEGRKAFREFIDVLKTWVFSECGENYEFSQLKCGCVLEGTSPDGDAFDLVKTTVSPIVTSPALTSTEEVPPGCPYIAVSRSSFREFVPDIQSWVYSDCSPDHVFKQGACRCEPETIAINGCPFIAVDKSSFKEYIDVLGEWVTSDCPNSYMYSAKQCKCILQDCKHEAFGLASFRTYIEEIKDWVISDCPKNHIFMPSLCKCVSEAGGQTAVQITDHVVGPVVTSTSYPVSTESLSLVTTANCKAVATIGGYKRFIQEVGGWVTYDCPIHTEFNVQICSCQRAGCKYVPDQTGYKEFVDLLGTWIFYDCPIGTSFQTSSCKCDKESAKPPSTTPGPTQPDHHGGHPGDSDKISTGCLKVQKNNGYMEFLATLGDWVYYDCPVHHAFSEDDCTCVLTGTQTGQDGKTTGCAFSSTGDGTYRQFVDEVSQWVSYDCPAGQVFDNGLCKCRGKDYHPSHDDQVTTVAPQQSTAAPSCSMKTSDMGQDYFLMFVEGHGEILYQCDFGFVFNQTQCGCVKEAPKPTTPKTTYITPGCPLMPSPLGEQYFRMQVGIMGLIDFACPVQQKYVYEKCMCSY is encoded by the exons ATGTTCAAAAGAA GTATTCATGAAATGGTTGTGACAGCGATTTGTGCGACGTTATTGGGGCTAATCATTGACGTACAGC TAAACAGTTGGATGGTAAAGGGCCAAGATCCAGCAG AACCTTGCGACCTGATGCCATCCAGCGATAAAGGTCCGGCTTACTATCGTCGACTTACACCTTGGGGTAAATGGTTAGAAATGCCCTGTCCTCCCAAGACGGTGTTTGTTGCCAAATGGTGCAGATGTGATTACCCAGAGATGGAAG ACATCTTAACGGAAGCTCATAAGGAGTCAAAAACTACTACGTTAGAACCAACAACTAAAAGGCCAACAACTCTACCAACAACCGCACCTAAAACAACCGTgccaaaaacaacaacaccgACTTCAGTTAAACGGACATCGACTGTACCAACAACACCGACACGAACAACAACTGTAAAACCAACAACtgcaaaaacaacaacaactgtAAAAACAACAactgaaaaaacaacaacaaaaactccACAAACGACAACATCAGCGATAACTAAGAAGACCACAACAACTGTACCGACGACGAAATTGTCAACAACTGCAGCATCAACAAGCAAGACAACAGCTTTACCATCAACAACTACACCAAAAACCACAACCATAACAACAGTTGCGCCAACAGTAACGAAACAGACAACAATTGAGCCAACAAAACCCGCATCTACAAATCTACCATTAACGTCATCAGCCAAAGAACCATCGGATGCTAACCATCACTACTCCACGGTGAAGCCCGTGATACAAGACTCAACAACACTCTCAGAAGTTCTCTACCCGATATCCACTCCGGTGTCTCCGTCTACAGCGGGATCTAATGGTCCGGCTGTAAGTGATCATGGACATGATCATGGTGGTCATAGTTTGGAACTAAGTACTAAACAAACAACCGCAGAACTATCACCGTCTCCTACGAAAGGCGTTGCTGCGGTCAATACAACACTAGCTCCCAACACGATGACTGATTCAATTATTGTTACTACCCACGGGGCAAATTCTGGCAACCATCCCCATAATGAGCCAACAATGCATAACCACACGGAGACAATGACCTCAACAACGATGACGCCATCAACGAAGAATCCAACTAGTGAGACAACAAGAACACATTCTACAACGGAATCAAGCTCAACAG CAACCGCATGTGAATTTCAAGAAATAGCAGACGACAAAATTTCGTACATGGGATTCATCAACGCGGATATCGGATGGATTCGGTTCCAGTGCCCTCATCACCAGGAATTCAGTTTGGCGCGCTGCGGCTGCTTCAATCCACAAG aggagACAACACCATATGCATCAACGATTTCAAGAACAACAGTTGGGATTCCGCAAG GGTGCCCGTATGTGAAAGAGGGAAGGAAGGCCTTTCGGGAGTTTATTGACGTATTAAAAACATGGGTATTTTCCGAATGTGGAGAGAATTACGAGTTTAGTCAGCTGAAATGTGGGTGTGTTCTAGAAG GAACATCGCCAGATGGAGACGCCTTCGATCTTGTGAAAACTACAGTATCTCCCATCGTAACCTCACCTG CGCTGACTTCCACAGAAGAAGTACCACCTG GTTGCCCATACATTGCCGTAAGTAGATCCTCGTTCCGCGAGTTCGTGCCGGATATTCAGTCCTGGGTGTATTCGGATTGTTCTCCTGATCACGTGTTCAAACAAGGCGCATGTCGCTGTGAACCGGAAACTATAGCGATAAACG GATGTCCATTCATAGCAGTAGACAAGTCGTCTTTCAAAGAATATATCGATGTGCTGGGAGAATGGGTCACTTCAGACTGTCcaaatagctacatgtatagtGCTAAACAGTGCAAGTGTATTCTACAAG ATTGTAAGCACGAGGCGTTTGGTTTAGCATCGTTCAGAACTTACATAGAAGAAATAAAAGACTGGGTTATATCAGACTGTCCAAAGAATCACATTTTCATGCCCTCCTTGTGCAAATGCGTCAGTGAAG CGGGTGGTCAGACTGCAGTACAGATCACTGATCACGTGGTTGGTCCGGTAGTGACCAGTACATCGTACCCAGTATCCACAGAATCCTTGTCCCTGGTCACAACTGcaa ACTGCAAGGCTGTGGCCACCATTGGGGGATACAAGCGCTTCATCCAGGAGGTGGGCGGCTGGGTGACTTACGACTGTCCAATACATACGGAATTTAACGTCCAAATCTGCTCTTGTCAACGAGCCG GTTGTAAGTATGTACCCGACCAGACCGGATACAAGGAGTTCGTGGACCTGCTGGGGACCTGGATCTTCTACGATTGTCCCATAGGAACCTCCTTCCAGACCAGTAGTTGTAAATGTGACAAAGAAA GCGCCAAGCCACCATCTACAACCCCAGGACCAACGCAGCCTGATCACCAT GGTGGGCATCCTGGAGATTCGGACAAGATTTCAACCG GCTGTCTAAAAGTCCAGAAAAACAATGGCTACATGGAATTTCTCGCTACTCTGGGTGACTGGGTTTACTACGACTGTCCTGTCCATCATGCCTTCAGTGAAGATGACTGCACATGCGTATTGACTG GAACACAGACCGGACAAGATGGAAAAACAACCG GCTGCGCATTCTCCTCCACGGGGGACGGAACATACCGACAGTTTGTGGACGAGGTCAGTCAGTGGGTCTCCTACGACTGCCCCGCCGGTCAGGTGTTCGACAACGGACTCTGTAAATGCAGGGGGAAAG ATTATCATCCATCACATGACGATCAAGTGACAACGGTAGCACCCCAACAGTCTA CAGCCGCGCCGTCCTGCTCCATGAAGACGTCAGACATGGGTCAGGACTACTTCCTGATGTTTGTAGAGGGTCACGGGGAGATTCTCTATCAGTGCGATTTCGGTTTCGTTTTTAACCAAACACAGTGTGGTTGTGTGAAAGAAG CTCCGAAACCTACGacacccaaaactacttatattACCCCAG GATGCCCGCTTATGCCTTCACCACTTGGTGAACAATATTTTAGGATGCAGGTTGGAATCATGGGGCTGATCGACTTTGCTTGTCCCGTTCAACAGAAATACGTGTATGAAAAGTGCATGTGTTCATACTGA